tcaatgtACCTCAGTctggattttattctaactgttcttgtaaatgcataaatagtagccaTTTACACGCCCCCAGATAGACTCATTGTTTGATTGGTGGTGTTGGTGTTTGATCTGATCACCGTTTCGTGCAGCACCGCCAAAAAATACTCATGAAAACTTTCCTTTTCTGTTTTAGCTTGAATTATAGTTGTTAGACTTGGGGCAGGcctgtttcatgaagcatacttagtgttaagtaagCATTAGCTACGTGCACTTTATATATCtaacaatatacatttacatgcatactgTCATGGTAATTAAGGGCTTTACTTAACTAAGGGCACTTTATGAAATCTGCCCCTCCAATCtgatatacattaaaaaaagtTGACAGCAAAGAGACTAAAGCACAACATAGCCACATTTCCCATGCTAGCAGGGCTGTAAAATTTGAAgcattttttccttttcttcttTTGAAGCAGTCTTGGAAGGAATAGGTTCCACAAAGGCAAGTGAAATAGGTTCCACAAAGGCTGGTGAAATAGGTTCCACACAAGACAAATGAAATAGGTTCCACAAAGGCTGGTGAAATAGGTTCCACAAAAGACATGTGAAATAGGTTCCACAAAGGCTGGTGAAATAGGTTCCACAAAGACAAATGAAATAGGTTCCACAAAGGCAAGTGAAATAGGTTCCACAAAGGCTGGTGAAATAGGTTCCACACAAGACAGGTGAAATAAGTTCCACATAAGCCATGTCAAAGAAGTTCCACACAAATTAGGTGAAATCGGTTCCACACAAGGCAGGTGAAATAGGTTTCACACATAAGCCATATGAAACAGATTCCACACAAGCCAGGTGAAACAGATTCCACACAAGACAGGTAAAACAGATTCCACACAAGACAGGTAAAACAGATTCCACACAAGACAGGTAAAACAGATTCCACACAAGACAGGTAAAACACATTCCACACAAGACAGGTGAAACAGATTCCACACAAGACAGGTAAAACAGATTCCACACAAGACAGGTAAAACAGATTCCACACAAGACAGGTAAAACAGATTCCACACAAGGCAGGTAAAACACATTCCACACAAGACAGGTAAAACACATTCCACAAAAGACAGGTGAAGCATATCCAACACAAGACAGGTGAAGTAGATCCAACACAAGACAAGAAcatgttgaaatacatgtagattccaAACGAACCTTTGTGAATCAGTCTTTAGTAACCGTCCTCTAAGTTTATGCCGGCTTTGCCATTATTTGGTACAAAACCATTTACGAaacaaaaatagaagaaaatagTCCGATGTTGATGACGGTGGTGTGAAGTGAGTAGGACCAGAATCAAGAAGTCAGTAAGCATGCATGTGAGTGTCTCACCAGGTctcaaaaaaaggaaaacagtgCGTAGAATATTAAATTGTATACTCataacagcatacatgtaacacatgtatatgattgaGTTTAACATTTTGAGCAAATGATCaccatggaaaaaaaaaaatccataacagTAACAATACACTTTATACAAGTGTTCAACTTCACAGAACTCTTTTCGGAGCTCGTCTTTATCTTTTTGTAGAAGGAATCCATTCAATATGTGCCCCGAAAAAGTAAGATGTCTGCGTATGAAGTTTTCTTTAAATCACAATAGTTAAGCCTTATCAGGCAGTGGACATGTTTCCGAGGAAACTGAAAATGGTCTCAGAGTCTGGAACTGTGAAGAATCCATCAGCTCTTATTAAGCAGTTGTCAGACACATTCCTCATCCAATGgcgccattttgtttttctataaTTTCATGTAAAATCTGGCACCATTACTGGTTTTGACTTTTCTCACAGAATTATCTGTCTTCAGCCAAACACCATTTTACTGAGAATGCTTGGCTCAGGGTTTTAACTTAGATCCAGTTAACTCTCTTTCAAGCTAATCACTGTTTATTACCGGCCAAAACTGTTGGAAATTCACAGGCAAACAGCTGCTGGAGAGAAAAGTACCTCCAATCCTGGAGAGCGAGAGCCGCCAAACACCTGACACTTCCTCGTTACCATAGCAACACAGCATGATGAAGAATGAAGATTTAGGACGTGTGTGAAGGACAATCTAACatggttttttgttgttgttgctgtttatGTCACCTGGACTACACCTGGATGAGAAATAATGCTGTGACGTCAAACATCAGCTGGAGGTATTTTCAGTATCCATATCGTTTTCGTCATGCTTGAATTCAAAAATCTCATGCAGCAAGGGCGGAACTTTTGTGTCCTCCACTTGTACTGTCAGCATCATCTTGGCGTGTTCAATGCCCACTGAGCGTAGATCAGTCAGCTTGTGGAGCAGTTTGGCAAAAGTCTGGCTACCCTTGAAGCGTTTTATGCTTTCGTACGCCTGCAAGGTGTTACTATAAACCTCCTGAGCTTTTTCCACTTTCCTTGGCTCGATCAATCCAGGCCGCtctacaaacaaaaatataagcaTTTGTTTTAAACCAATCACTGACAAAGTTACAGGGCTTTTAATGCTTTTCACTTTGTATGACGACATTTAATTTCAAAAGTGGAAGAAACCACCAACGTTTGGCAAGTAACAAATTTTGCTGACACACTTTCTATGCCAAGCAAACTTTTCCCCATGTGATGAAGAGACTTCCACCTGACATATTGAAGTATACCAAGCAAACTTTCCCCCATGTGATGAAGAAATTTCCACCTGACATATTGAAGTATGCCAAGCAAACTTCCCCCCATGTGATGAAGAAATTTCCACCTGACATATTGAAGTATGCCAAACAAACTTTCCCCATGTGATGAAGAGATTTCCACCTGACATATTGAAGTATACCAAGCAAACTTTTCCCCATGTGATGAAGAAATTTCCACCTGACATATTGAAGTATGCCAACAAACTTTCCCCTATGTGATGAAGAAATTTCCACCTGACATATTGAAGTATACCAAGCAAACTTTCCCCCATGTGATGAAGAAATTTCCACCTGACATATTGAAGTATGCCAAGCAAACTTTCCCCCATGTGATGAAGAAATTTCCACCTGACATATTGAAGTATACCAAGCAAACTTTCCCCCATGTGATGAAGAAATTTCCACCTGACATATTGAAGTATGCCAAGCAAACTTTCCCCCATGTGATGAAGAGACTTCCACCTGACATATTGAAGTATGCCAAGCAAACTTTCCCCCATGTGATGAAGAAATTTCCACCTGACATATTGAAGTATGCCAAGCAAACTTCCCCCCATGTGATGATGAGATTTCCACCTGACATAATGAAGTGTGCCAAGCAAACTACAATGAACATgaaattttaaagtctttggtatgacctgacccaagTTTGGCCCCAGGGGACACCATGGAAAGCAAGTTTACTAAAAGAAACGGCAAATCATTGACAGCTGGATTTAAGCCTAACTTTTGACAAGAGTAACTCTTTAATCAACTGCTCCATTGTTACTATCACCCTCCCCAACCCATCCCCCCCCCAACTCCACCCCTACAACCCCCACCACCCAGCCCCACCCCCAATCACCTCTTCTCAGCCTCAAATACATAAAGGCATGAAAAACTGACCACGCATAGACAGaatgacaaaacaacaaaacaatcatgGTCATACAGCTTTAAGCATCTGGGTTTGAAATTACTGGCCACACCTGATAGCCTCTTCAATAAGGCTGCCTATATCATCCTATAAGTAGAATAGTCTTGTctacattgtaaaacaccaatcaaataaataaaaaaaaacctatctTTACCTGAAAATATACAGACTGCTGTTAGCAGTGCAAACTCGGCATTGTCAACCTGCATACGGTTCATGCTCGCACAGAAGTCCATGGTTAGGTCAGCAAACTTCCCCATTCCAATGTCCTGCATATTCTCATACGTGAACGGCTCATCATTGGCCATTATTAGCGCGTTCAGCTCGGGGTCGTAGCGTCTAGCAGAACGCAAGGTCATGACCTCCAAAGTACAGGCCTGGAGAAAAATGAACACATTGTCAGAATCCATTTCCAATTCTATTTTGCACTTCATATGTGTGCACGACTTCAAAAGTGCATACTCGATGAAGAATGAGAAAATTGTTGGAATTccagtttttcctttttttttcactttttatgtGTGCACGTCCTCCAAAATGCAGGTGTGGAAACAGAAGGGCAAATTGTCAGAATGCATTCCAATTTTTTTGCACTTCGCATGAGTGCATGACCTCAAAAGTAAAGCCTGGAGAAAAACCGAGCAAATTTTCAGAAttcattataattttttttagttaaagATCAAGATAAGTATATGAATATCCTGCACAGAGGAGAACTGCTAATGTGAAAGCTGAGACGGCAATggagaaaccaggcagaacaagaggaaaccaggcaaagcaagaggaaaccatgcagagcaaGGAAGAAACTGGACAGGGAAGCCAGGCAGAGCAATGTGGAAACTTGGCAGGGCAAGCACGAAATCTGTCAGGGCAAGAGGGAAACCAGGCATGGCAAGGGGGGGAAACAAAGCATGGCAAGAGTGAAACAAGGGAGGGCAAGGGGGAACCAGGCAGGGCAAGGGGAAAATAGGCAGAGCAAGGGTAAAAACAGGCTGAGCAAGGGAGAAACAAGAGAGAAAGGGGAAAATTCAAAAAGCAGGAAGGAAAATTCAACAAGCCAGgaggaaacttgaaaaaacagggaggaaaccaggcagagcatggAGGAAATCAGCACAAGAAAGGAAACCAGGTAGCTTCTATGGAAACCAGTTATAGCACAGAGGCAGAGTGAGGAGAAAACAGTGCACCTCACAGGTCATGTCAACAGCTTCTAACACCAAGCAACGCATAAACCAATGGGAGGAGAAAATGAACCAGGAAATTCACTGGTCAATGGCCAGGAAACTCCTGCCTATACAAGCCACAAAACGCCAAAAATAGAACATCACCTCACATACATCCATGTCTTTTTATACCATTAAAAGAAAAACGTTAACCATCTGTATCGCACTAATTTCATGGTAAACCTTCTGTACCGCATTAATTTCATGGTAAGCCATCTGTATCGCACTAATTTCATGGTAAGCCACCTGCACCTCACTGATTTCATGGTAAGACATCTGCACCTCACTAATTTCATGGTAAGCCATCAGTATCGCACTAATTTCATGGTAAGCCATCTGCACCTCACTGATTTCATGGTAAGACATCTGTATCATACTAATTTCATGGTAAGCCATCTGTATCGCACTAATTTCAAGGTAAGCCACCTGCACCTCACTGATTTCATGGTAAGACATCTGTATCATACTAATTTCATGGTAAGCCATCTGTATCGCACTAATTTCATGGTAAGCCATCTGCACCTCACTGATTTCATGGTAAGACATCTGTATCATACTAATTTCATGGTAATCCATCTGTATCGTACTAATTTCATGGTAAGCCATCTGCACCTCACTGATTTCATGGTAAGACATCTATACCGCATTAATTTCATGGTAAGCCATCTGTATCGCACTAATTTCATGGTAAGCCATCTGCACCTCACTGATTTCATGGTAAGACATCTGTATCATACTAATTTCATGGTAAGCCATCTGTATCGTACTAATTGCATGGTAAGCCATCTGCACCTCACTGATTTCATGGTAAGACATCTGTATCATACTAATTTCATGGTAATCCATCTGTATCGTACTAATTTCATGGTAAGCCATCTGCACCTCACTGATTTCATGGTAAGACATCTATACCGCATTAATTTCATGGTAAGCCATCTGTATCGCACTAATTTCATGGTAAGCCATCTGTATTGCACTAATTTCATGGTAAGCCATCTGTATCGCACTAATTTCATGGCAATCCATCTGTATCGCACTGATTTCATGGTAAGACATCTATACCGCATTAATTTCATGGTAAGCCATCTGTATCGCACTAATTTCATGGTAAACCTTCTATACCGCACTAATTTCATGGTAAGCCATCTGTATTACACTAATTTCATGGTATCTCCCCCAAACTATGCCCTCACATACCTTCAACAGGATAATCTGATCTTCTGTGTTCAAACTTTTGAATCCCGGCAGCGCTTTGGCAAAGTCAACTACAAGCTGTGTTACAAGGGCTGTGAACTCAGCCAGCTGTGTCCAAAATGCTTcctttgttgttattgttatttgttgGTCAGCAAGTTCTGGACCTAAAGGCTGTTCAAAAATAATCCTTGTTTTAACTTCTGATGgtattaatacatttatcatCATTCAGGTATTATTACAGTGTAATTATTTACTTTAAGTCTtctaaatcatttaaaaattccCTATATTATTCATTCTATTCCATGCTATCATGGCAGGACATGTcttgaaatttattatttagttatctgaaaggtgttttatgtcatactcaagaatatttcacttataccatgcagccagcattatggtggaaggaaaccgggcagagcctgggggaaacccagggcCATCCACAGATTGACAGAAAACCTTCCAACTAATGGCTTGAAAGAACGCaggcataaactggacttgaactcacagcgaccgcattggtaggaggttcctgggtcaccATGCTTATCCTTCTTCAAATTGTTTGCATATTATTATTAGGTTTAATGACCTGTTAAAATACTTTAATTGGGCTTTACAAACAGAAATTGAATTGAAAAACAGGGAGGAGGTGGGAGGTGTTGCGAgaccacccccccaccccccacatcTGGTCAAGCCAAAGGGTTTAACGCACAACAAGTAAGTGCTGATGAATCTCTGGCTGAATGTACATTATCTGTGCGAAACGGCATCTAATTCACTAACACACGAtacattacaacaacaaaaacaacaacaacaacaaaatctaaCCTGTACTTGACTGACAGCCTCTTGATCAGGCACTTCGTATTTGTCCTGCATCAGAACGAGATTTTCAATCAGTTTGCGCTGCTCCTCCGCCATGAACTGTAAAGGTGACCGCTCCACAACTGTCCCTGGGGACATCGGTTCACGCATGTCCTTTGGGGTTGAAGGTGGACTGGGCCCCATTGCACTCATGCTGTCTCCCAATGATATCGGGCTAGCTCCGCTATCTGGGCTAGACACATTTTTGGTTGAGCGTAGCTTAGCTTTCCTGCGTGCATCTCTTGCTTTACACTGTTCATCGGACAACAGACctgaacaaaataataaaaacaataataccCATGATGTGTGAGGGTTATACAACTCCATATATCATACTAATATTGATATGACTGGGAACCTCAATTCTTTGAGGGGCCTACATGGGCGatggggttagcacgccagcacactGCAATGAcgcaggaacctcccaccattGCGGCtactgtaagttcaagtccagttcacgctgacttcctctccggctgtacgtgggaaggtcttccagcaacttgcggatggtcgtgggtttccccagtgctctgctgggtttcctcccaccataatgctggctgccgtagtataaatgaaatattcttgagtacagcggaAAAGACCAATcacatcaaatcaaatccaCTCTTAGACAAACATTCACTGCCTTGTGTTATAACATGACCATGTCATGATagactgtaattctttaaccttttcaaccactacagCACATTTTTGAGTGAAAGACAGGCAAACAATTATTAGGAAAATGATGCTAaagatgatttgtttgtgtcatttaagatgcaactctacacctcatagttctctcgAAATGTTTCAGGCTATTGAATgaagaggcagttgaaaaggttgaagaactagggtagatgaaatattgccaaagtgggGTAAAACCATGTTCAATCATTCATtatgacaaacacacacacatatataaatgtccacaaaaatacaaaataatttcacCTGTATAAATGCACTTTGCCTTGAACTTACACTTGTGACGCcaaattttcttcagtaaacAATCAATCACAGAAAACCCTCAAGTGACCCAATAACGTAGATGAATtgatcagaatcaagcaaatgtGCTGCATGAAAAAAGGCTAAACTGAAGGTGAGTACTATGTACAACTAGAACTGGAGGGAAACTGGATTGTAAtgcaaaaaacattttgtagAGCAGCAGGGAGAAAACGTTCAGAAATGGAAAAACATTTCTCAGTGCGGAAAACAGTAAAATTGTTACGACTTCAGCTCACAGATTGCCATAAGTATAGATACCGTGCCTGTAACGATCATCTTATTCTCTGCTGAAGACACTTTTCTGAATGTCACAACATAAGAAATTGCTTAATTCTATATCAGGGTTAGCGTTTCATTCAATCACCAAAGTAATACTTTGTGACCTTAAATTGCCATTAAAAATGCACCTTCTTACGCAAAATAATAGGTCTTTTACCACATTTTTTTAATAACGATAATTGTTTAACAACTTATGTTCCTGTTTCATGTCAGCTATGTTTTTGAGAATTACTCAGGATAACTTACATTCCTGTATCATGTCAGCTATGTTTTTGAGAATTACTCATGATAGCTTACATTCCTGTTTCATGTCAGCTATGTTTTTGAGAATTACTCAGGATAACTTACAATCCTGTTTCATGTCAGCTATGTTTTTGAGAGTTACTCAGGAAAACTCACATTCCTGTTTCATGTCAGCTATGTTTTTGAGAATTACTCGAGACAACTTACATTCCTGTTTCATGTCAGCTATGTTTTTGAGAGTTACTCAGGATAACTTACATTCCTGTTTCATGTCAGCTATGTTTTTGAGAATTACTCAAGATAATTTACATTCCTGTTTCATGTCAGCTATGTTTTTGAGAATTACTCATGATAACTTACATTCCTGTTTCATGTCAGCTATGTTTTTGAGAATTACTCAAGATAATTTACATTCCTGTTTCATGTCAGCTATGTTTTTGAGAATTACTCAGGATAACTTACATTCCTGTTTCATGTCAGCCATGTTTTTGAGAATTACTCGAGACAACTTACATTCCTGTTTCATGTCAGCTATATTTTTGAGAATTACTCAAGATAACTTACATTCCTGTTTCATGTCAGCTATGTTTTTGAGAATTACTCAAGATAACTTACATTCTTGTTTCATGTCAGCCATGTTTTTGAGAATTACTCATGATAACTTACATTCCTGTTTCATGTCAGCTATGTTTTTGAGAATTACTCGAGACAACTTACATTCCTGTTTCATGTCAGCTATGTTTTTGAGAATTACTCAAGATAATTTACATTCCTGTTTCATGTCAGCTATGTTTTTGAGAATTACTCAGGATAACTTACATTCCTGTATCATGTCAGCTATGTTTTTGAGAATTACTCAAGATAACTTACATTCCTGTTTCATGTCAACTATGTTTTTGAGAATTACTCATGACAACTTACATTCTTGTTTCATACCGGCCTCCCGACATCGCGCCAAACGACATGCCTGGCACTTCCGCCTCATCCACATGTCCATTTCACAGTTGCCGCCATATTTACACTTGTAACTCGCTCCACGAGTCACACTGCGGCGGAAAAAACCTGCACACAAAAGTGAACGCACAATGCTttggtttctttatttatttacttatttatttaattcttgcTATACAAATGCTGCAAGCATCAGTCGAGGAATCCTGAGCATTGGgagaaaaccatcaacctttggcaaggcCATAAaaaactttcctacatgtaatgtacaaataaGACCGAGGGAATGTACCAATTCACTGTCCAAGAGCTTTAATTGCAATGTAATAATCTAACAAACTCTTTGGCTAGTGGTTTCAGATTCTATTTCAGCCTGTGGCAGCCCTGTCTGGGTAACTTTTTCATACAATTCAGAAAGGTATAAATATTACAACACTGCATGGTCATACCCTAAAATAGAAATATTTGATGCACCAAACCTAGTTTATCTGGAAAATTAAGGTAGTTTGGgttatgaatttttttctaattttcaataaaattttgcATATGTAGGCAAGTCTGCCCTGGAAATTAAAAAAGGAAGATTTTCGGGAGAAAAGTTGAACATGGAAACAACCTTCTTGAGAGGTCGATAGTGTTCTGCTAAAGCCTCGTTCACATAATACGATTTATTGTATAGAATCACAGAATTTCACAAATGGAAATTTGACAGAGAAGTTTAGAGATGGCCttttctgttgtacatgtaaatcaatctAAAACTATGTTTACtgagggggcctccatggccgaggaggttagcatgccagcacagtgcaatgacccaggagctacTCATTAACGCGGTCACTGTTAGTCCAGcatcctctccgaccgtatgagggaagatctgccagcaacctgcagatggtcgtgggtttccctcatccctccacccatcataattctagccgctgtcgtacaagtgaaatatccttgagtatggcataaaacaccaataaaataataaataaataactaaaataactACCTTTACATCCTTCACAGCTAAGGGCATTGTAATGATAGCCCGAAGCTCGGTCACCACAAATTCTACACAGCTCCTCTTCGATGCCCTTTCCAACACCACTGGAGGAGTCTGCATTATGTCCCTCTTTCTGTTGTTTTGCTCCTGACGGCCCATCCATTGTATTCATTGCTGACCCTGTACTGTCTGAACTGGGAAAGCATATTCACCTAGATAGTTCTGACCCATATCAGATGTGTTCTGGCTATGGAACAGCCCTGAAATCAGAATCAGAGCAAACATaagatacagtatatacagtatTCCCAACACGATGATTAcagtatactgtaaatcttcaacctttttaaccactAAACACTTCcttctgtgcaatttatgcgtacaattattacgaaaatgatgctaaaaattatttgtttgcgTCATTAAAGACGCCAACTTCATAAAAActttgtgcaaattatttctccacacctCATAgatctctcagaatatttcaaaatattggttgcacagGCTGTTGAAAAGGATGAGGAGTTAGGTTAAGTAAATTAAcatattgttcatttgtttgtttgctttgggGTTTGATGGCAAATGGGGGTTTGATGGCAAATGGGGGTATGATGGTGCTTGAAGGTTTGATGGTGCTTGAGGGTCTGATGGTGTTTGATAGTGCTTGGGGGATTGATGGTGCTTTGGAGATGGCAGATGGGGGTCTGATGGTCCTTGAGGGTCTGATGGTGTTTAATGGTGCTTGGGGAATTGATGGTGCTTGGGGAATTGATGGTGC
This DNA window, taken from Liolophura sinensis isolate JHLJ2023 chromosome 11, CUHK_Ljap_v2, whole genome shotgun sequence, encodes the following:
- the LOC135477935 gene encoding ecdysone receptor-like, translated to MNTMDGPSGAKQQKEGHNADSSSGVGKGIEEELCRICGDRASGYHYNALSCEGCKGFFRRSVTRGASYKCKYGGNCEMDMWMRRKCQACRLARCREAGMKQECLLSDEQCKARDARRKAKLRSTKNVSSPDSGASPISLGDSMSAMGPSPPSTPKDMREPMSPGTVVERSPLQFMAEEQRKLIENLVLMQDKYEVPDQEAVSQVQPLGPELADQQITITTKEAFWTQLAEFTALVTQLVVDFAKALPGFKSLNTEDQIILLKACTLEVMTLRSARRYDPELNALIMANDEPFTYENMQDIGMGKFADLTMDFCASMNRMQVDNAEFALLTAVCIFSERPGLIEPRKVEKAQEVYSNTLQAYESIKRFKGSQTFAKLLHKLTDLRSVGIEHAKMMLTVQVEDTKVPPLLHEIFEFKHDENDMDTENTSS